In a genomic window of Zingiber officinale cultivar Zhangliang chromosome 9B, Zo_v1.1, whole genome shotgun sequence:
- the LOC122025706 gene encoding uncharacterized protein LOC122025706, translating into MRVRGKKSSWQSKITETMRVQLSLAPVNLIKSVLIIKAAPMSISLLASGCFSSMFGDVANKGRIPPQVDFQAGSWWSIDSDAPCLLVFADTDKAVSTHLISSYNSGGMTA; encoded by the exons ATGAGAGTAAGGGGAAAAAAAAGTAGCTGGCAAAGCAAAATAACAG AGACCATGAGAGTGCAACTTAGTCTGGCTCCTGTCAACCTTATCAAAAGTGTTTTGATAATAAAAGCTGCACCAATGTCTATCTCTTTATTGGCCTCTGGGTGCTTTTCCTCCATGTTTGGTGATGTAGCTAACAAAGGGAGGATTCCACCACAAGTTGACTTTCAAGCAGGGTCTTGGTGGTCCATAGACTCTGATGCTCCTTGTCTTCTTGTGTTTGCTGATACTGATAAGGCTGTTTCAACTCACCTAATCTCATCTTACAATT CTGGGGGGATGACAGCATAG
- the LOC122025707 gene encoding protein ELF4-LIKE 3-like translates to MMEGDSFSRFGNGTQIDGKVFSTFQKSFLQVQSILDQNRLLINEINQNHESKIPDNLTRNVGLIRELNNNIRRVVDLYADLSLSFTRSMDAYSEGDSEGKAGHKRNRPP, encoded by the coding sequence ATGATGGAGGGGGATAGCTTCTCACGTTTCGGCAATGGAACCCAAATTGACGGCAAAGTCTTCTCAACCTTCCAAAAGAGCTTCCTCCAGGTGCAGAGCATCTTAGACCAAAACAGGCTTTTGATCAATGAGATCAATCAGAATCACGAGTCGAAAATCCCCGACAACCTCACCCGCAACGTCGGCCTAATTCGCGAGCTCAACAACAACATCCGGCGCGTCGTCGACCTCTACGccgacctctccctctccttcaccAGGTCCATGGACGCTTACTCGGAGGGAGATTCCGAAGGGAAGGCCGGCCACAAGAGGAACAGACCTCCGTAA